A genomic region of Nymphaea colorata isolate Beijing-Zhang1983 chromosome 2, ASM883128v2, whole genome shotgun sequence contains the following coding sequences:
- the LOC116247939 gene encoding LOW QUALITY PROTEIN: uncharacterized protein LOC116247939 (The sequence of the model RefSeq protein was modified relative to this genomic sequence to represent the inferred CDS: inserted 1 base in 1 codon), with protein sequence MLRMRNFFTQALPLSPFLRVSNRRGFPVREMVISNNLVVGNPAALEKKKAAIRNAGLDKLQVIADFDATLTKYWVNGYRGQSTHGLLQQGNPEYDVKRRELFDYYHPLEFSPTIPLEEKTQLMEEWWEKTHSLLLEGGXTHDAIKRSVSNAIIEFRDGVVKLFELLEEKGVPILIFSAGLADIIEEVLGQKLHRSFKNVNIVSNRMIFDDSGHLVAFRGKTIHVLNKNEHALDMAAPLHNQLGGSYVVEDDFSAIKKRTNVLLLGDHIGDLGMSDGLKYENRISIGFLNDDVEKSIEGYRQAFDIVFLNDASMWGVVDLVTELASSLEHRENED encoded by the exons ATGCTGCGGATGCGTAACTTCTTCACACAAGCTCTTCCATTGTCGCCTTTCCTCAG GGTCTCAAATCGCCGTGGTTTTCCTGTCAGGGAGATGGTTATATCCAATAACTTGGTCGTCGGGAACCCTGCTGccttagagaagaagaaggccgCCATCAGGAATGCGGGCCTCGACAAATTGCAG GTCATTGCAGATTTTGATGCTACTTTAACAAAGTACTGGGTTAATGGATATCGAGGGCAGA GCACCCATGGTCTATTGCAGCAAGGAAATCCTGAGTACGATGTCAAGAGAAGAGAACTATTTGATTATTATCATCCTCTGGAATTCTCACCAACAATTCCCCTTGAGGAGAAAACACAGCTCATGGAAGAATG GTGGGAGAAGACTCATAGTCTTCTGCTGGAGGGGG TCACCCATGATGCTATAAAGAGGTCTGTATCCAATGCTATCATAGAGTTTCGAGATGGAGTTGTTAAGTTGTTTGAGCTTTTGGAG GAAAAAGGTGTGCCTATTCTAATATTTTCTGCTGGCCTTGCAGACATCATAGAGGAG GTTTTGGGGCAGAAACTTCATAGATCTTTCAAGAATGTGAACATTGTGTCTAACCGCATGATATTTGATGATAGTGGGCACCTTGTGGCTTTCAGAG GAAAAACAATCCATGTTCTGAACAAGAATGAACACGCACTTGACATGGCAGCACCACTTCATAACCAACTGGGAGGAAGTTATGTAGTTGAGGATGACttttctgcaataaaaaaaagaacgaATGTGCTGCTTCTAGGGGACCACATCGGAGACCTGGGAATGTCAGATGGTTTGAAGTATGAAAATCGCATATCGATTGGATTCTT GAATGATGATGTTGAAAAGTCAATTGAAGGTTATAGACAAGCATTTGACATTGTTTTTCTG AATGATGCCTCCATGTGGGGAGTGGTTGATCTTGTTACCGAACTTGCTTCTTCATTGGAACATAGGGAAAACGAAGATTAG